GGTGACTCCATCGGCTTCCTCCGCCAGtcctctccaccaccgccggtgTTGCTGCCCCAATCGTCCTCTCCCAGCACCGCTCCGCCACCTCTAACCTCCTCTACTCCCTACTGTCGGCACCAAAAATGGTTCACCACCGGCCTTCTAGATCGTCATCGAGTTTTCTTTCCAGGTGTGTCCTAAGCTGATTGGATCCTTCACCTCATGGTTCAGTTTACTCTTCTACCAATCTACTCTCTGTTTTCATCGAACACTTAATTTTCTTATTTAACATGATCTTTCTTGGTTCTGATCACTAACCCTGGGTGATCTCGTGTGTTTGGAAGCAGTTATTACTTTGCGAGTTTGGTTTTCTTTACCTTTATAGCTCTGTTTCTGGCATGTTTGATGCTATCTGCTAACTAGAGTTCTTGTTTTGCTTTGCTTTCTGAATATTGCTGAACTTCTCTGAATTTCAGAAACCACCATTTGCATCatcataattaattattttgcttACCTTCTCAAGAAAGTGTGACTGAGAATTGGAAGGAATTTTGATTCTCTTAGAAGGTGATCTAAAGATGGAGACACAAATAACTGTTGATGTTCTGTTATTTTTCATGGTGTTGAATGGCATGTTTAGGTAGCTTTGCTGAAGATGTGAAGTGTTGAGCCTGTAATCTGTAGTTATTAGTAACACTATAATTTTTAGTAATGTTGTAATCCCTGGTTAGTAGCTGTAACCTTTGGTTAGTAATTTCTAATAAAATTCTGGGATTTTCAAGTCTGCTAGTAGGCTGCATGTATTGATGCATGGTGGTGTTAGGCTGTTTTAGCTCACCTGTTTTGCCCCTGCAGCTTCTGCATTCCCCTCCGTGTGGAGGCAAACCAGTTCATAATCCATGGATTAGCTGTGGTCTGTGTCAgagttacggataaggtataccatCTATCCTGGATATACGATGAGTACCGATACGGTATACCCGCGCGTATACGGATAGATCCTATATGcgttaaggaaatctatcacgtgatagaaaCAGAATCCACGggtggaaggagtcctactcggacgagACTGAGTCTTTACCATATtgtgaggggtccgatatctctgagtcctacttggagatcaactgaccagcggtataaaagggaccccctgggcaAGACCTAGGGCATCGAATAttaccgccaacacatccaccacagcctacgaagtcggagcctacaggagccaggtcgccgggtgatctagtcgaactaACTCAACTatggtctcgtcggtatcatcgagttccgttattccctttgtaatatgtggtttccatcatataatcccataccaactaaATTAgcgctattacctaccaaggggcctgaaccagtataatccttgtcttttgtttgcttgatatcgtactacgtagatcctcgtaccaacataccccaataccctctatatccggtttaCAGGTATGCCCCGTCAACAGTCGACAGTCTGAGAAATGGGTTTAACCCATGGATTGGGTTGAACTTGGTTTGAGGAACGTTGCAAGTTGGGTTGGGTGGGGTTAGCTAAGAGAGTTTTTTTGATTGGATTGGATCGACAGAGTTGTTACAAGCGCTTTTGGACTGGGTTAGATTCGGGGTGGATTCTGACCCATTAGCAGGCTTAAATTATACCCTCTTATCTGTTTACTACCGTTAAAGATCAACGGTTTGTATTTATTTAAaatccatcaccggtccctaaatttgtaccgctgtgtcatcctgATCCCTAAACTCGTAAATCGACCGTTCAGATCCACAAACTtattcgactgtgtcatcccggttctaaacttgcagatcactcgtttaggtcatccaacttgttcagttgtgtcaccccggtccctaaacaagACGATCTAAAAAcgttatatcaaaaaataattcataactttttcatgtgaactctaatgaagataaactttatatcaaaattatagccctcgacgcgacctacaactttgtagttgaaaaggttttgaattaaaactgtttagtgtcccaaaatattgttgcatgtttatagattttgaaattttaattttaaaattacattttgggacaaaaaatgacttacaataaaaaaaattcaactacaaagttgtagatcgcgtcgagggctacaagtttgatataaagtttgtcttcattagagttcacatgaaaaagttataaattatttttaaatataaagtctttagaccgtcctatttaacccagatgatattcaaatccaaatttagggaccggggtgacacatctgaacaagttggaggacctaaatgaGTGATaagcaagtttagggaccgggataacacagtcgaacaagtttgaggacctgaacggtcgatttacgagtttagagaccggaatgacacagcggtacaagtttagagaccggtaATGAACTTTACTCTTTATTTTACTACTAGTAAACAACACCATAGGACTCATAATACAGTTGCAGTGTGGGGATGTGACTCCCATGTTCCTCCCTCTGTACCCTGTTCCTGTTCCGAATCCACCATATTATGTAACCatgtaaatatttattttttcatcaattaattatcaaaatattcacatttgtataatataatattatcaGTGTTTTTTAGCTTTATAATTATTTGATGATTTTTCTAGCGAGTAGTTGGGAAAAATTATCTAAGTAGTTTCAGTAGAATTTTATTTAGAATGCATATTTTTGAGAGCGAGCACGAATAAAATTATGTAAATATATGTAGGCACGTTAGAACGTGCCCTAATAATAATGAGCAGCAGTAGTTCTTATTACTAGTAGGTTTAGTCCCAAGTCAAAAGTACGATAAAAACTTGACTGGCTTATAAGGAATGTAGCCCCGAAGTTTCGAATTTTTgccaaaggaaaaaagaaaaagtctaTATACACATGTAAACTTTAGGTGAAAGTCCATCCGGCACCCCTAAACTTTAAAACCAAATATCGAACCCCCTAAATTTTGGAATATCATTTATATTATCCCGTAAGATGGTTTTAGATAGTGGTTTTGCGTATTCGGATGCTTATATGAGTGTTTTTGAATACTTAATATGTCGACGGGGATACCCATATACCGGATGaatagggtattggggtacgtacgttggtacgaggatatacatgatacgacatcaagcaaacgataagacaaggattatactgatTCAGACCCCTCGTAAGGTAATAGtcctaatccagtttatatgagattgatataGAAAAGCCACAGATTACAATAGAGAACCGATGATCTCGAGATTACCGGTGAGATCCCTCGTCGAGATggtttcgacgagatctcccggcgagtAGGCTTCACGTTCTCCGGATTGTAGACTATGGTGGTTGTGTTGGCGCTGTGATTCGATTATTTGAACCCCTCGGGGGTATGCCTTTTATACCGTGAATCACCttagtctccaagtagaactcagaGACTATGGACCCGCACGATATAGCATAAACCCAATCCTCTTCGAGTATGACTCTGATATTCACTTGCCCGTGAGGATAATTTCTATAATCTCATGTTAGTTTCCTTATCGTATATGGAAATATATCGTTTGCACGAAGATATGCCATATCcgtatattccataagtcgtaggatagaaTGTATGTCTTATCCATAATCATGACATAATATAACATACTTATATATCGTCCTCGATTCTCAATTTATACTCCATAGTGATGTCATGTGTAGTGATATATTGTTGACATTCATTTGTTAGTGAGAGCGAAAGGgtttaaaaagaaatatttgGGTAAAAATTTTAACACATATGTCCAATTCGTATCTTACGTAGTCAAATTTATCTAAAGTatatagagataagatataaAACCACTCTAAAAAGTTATATAAACGGTACTGTAAAGAGTGGAGGGTTGGATGTTCGGTTTTAAAGTTTACGGTGCTATAGAAACTCTCGATCAAATTTAAGGTagtatttggattttattttaaaaaagaaaaagcataaAGGGTGTTGCAAATTGCAATGTAGCTAGATATGTAGCATGAACAATATTTCAGacacataattttgaattgcACCTTTTTCAAATCTGTTTGTTACAATCTAAAAACAGcctgtaaaaaaaattcaaaatttgatcaTTTAAACCTGCCGTGTATCCTAGAGCTATTAAAAGGTTAAAACGACCCGAAAAACCTATAGAAAATTAGAAACCGAGCTATGCACAAAAGAATTTCGATCGAGACGCGGAGAActcgccggcgggcggcgccgtcATCAGAAGTCgacgctgccgtcgccggctgCCCTGCACATGCACCCGGGCGTCCTCGGCTGCCGGTACACGCTCCGCCCCCGCGGCCGCGCGCTGACCCGCTTGTACTCCTCCACCATGTTCCTCACCCTCCTCTCGAATCCGCCCCACccgatcccctcctcctcgcccagGATCTGCGCGTATCGCTTCCGGTTCGGGTGCAGCGTCGGCGCCCTCCCCCTGCCGTGGTACACCCGGTACCCGGACACCAGCGACGACAGCTGGCTGCCGGAGTCCGTCACCGCGAACACGTCCGCCGAGGCGCACGCGATGAAGTCCAGCGCCGCGAGctgcattttgtttttttttttctttcggatGTCAGAATAACGGAGGAGATGGCGTTGCTTGCAGGGGAGGTGTTTGATGTTTTACCGACCCGGGAGGAGAAGTTCTTGAATGGGGCTAgctcggcggaggagaggacgtCCTCCTTGGTGACCAGGTTGGGGAAGAGGCGCGTCAGTGGGCGgagccgcgcggcgccgccgtatATCTGTGACCCGGCGACGTAGATGAACGTCCCGCGGTCGTAGCCGAGCGCGGTGAGCACGAGCCCGGCTTCCTCCGGCGTCAGCGGGCACCGCCCCAGGCTGCGCTGCTCCTCCGGCGACACCGACCTGCACACACACAAACGcacgcgatggcggcggcgccaccgtgtCAGACAAGACACCACGCCGGCGATCGGGTTCTTCCGCAAGAGATCGAGACGGAGACGTACGTGTTCCGGAGGCGCATGGCGAGCGTCGGGAAGTGGGTCTCCCTGTACGCCTGcagctcctccctctccgcgtcgccgccgccgaagtcgcAGAGCGAGTACGCCACCATGTCCTCCTCGAACCTCATGTGCAGCGCCAGGTACCTgctcggctcgccgccggcgaggagggcggggaCGTCGAGCATGTTGCTCCCGAACAGCTGCTTGTCCATCTCCGTCCGCAtcgcgccggcgcggcgcagcCGCTGGACCAGCAGGGAGCCCGCCCGCTGGATCTCCGGGACGAACTTGAGCGCGTGGAAGTTGCACCTGCATCGCAGCCTCTGCAAGaaccgacgccgacgccatgAGCAAAGCAGAGGATGGATGGCAATGGTGCTTCTCTCATCTCGACAAGTGCGACGATCGAGGAAGATGAACTGTGTGCGTGACCTGCAGATGAACGGGCACCGAATCGAAGCCGAGCCGGTTGCCGAATCCGAGGAAATGGACAACGCCATTCTGCTGGAGAATTGGGAGCACAGCTTTGATGAATTCAGATGGCGCAGCTTCTTTCGAGATGTCCATGTCTGTGATCTGTCATGAAACAGAGAGATTTCGCATCTGTTTAGACTTTAGAGGGCATGAATTCTACAGAAATTTCTCAAGATTTAGTGAAAAAATTATGATCTTCAAACTgatcatagatttttttttctcagaatcaGGTAGCATAATTGTTAGAGTAGAGACACTAACTTGGCTGCCGATTGCTTCGAGATCCAGTGACTGAAGATGGGGAGGCAAATCTTTCACAATGTGCACATCGCTCTTCATGTAGTTCACAAAGTAGTCCTCCTGATATATGTCACCGAACTGGCTGGTCGAAACGAAAGGTTCGGCGAAGCATATCAGACAAAAGTTAccaaaaattatttcttgataaAAAGATGGCAAATAGTATCGCAGTTTATCAATTTCAGTTCAACTGATAATTGATACATGTCAGCAAAAGCATAAACTCAGTTCGGTGTGCTTTTCTTTCCATAATGCGATTAGTAGAACTGCAATGATTACTTACAataaaagtaaaagaaaaaggtaGAACCAAGCTTATACTGGCAGTCATAGTTGCAGTTCTAACCTTGTGTCCTTCCAAACGCTGCTGTAAAGAAACCTGGGG
The Oryza sativa Japonica Group chromosome 6, ASM3414082v1 DNA segment above includes these coding regions:
- the LOC4341244 gene encoding O-fucosyltransferase 8, whose amino-acid sequence is MEGSCGGGGGGGAGQMAAWQGRVGATNIGRLRHGKTSSSSAAAVAARGGGVTAWHLRVFAGVVGVMGCLLLVASLMMSAVHQVQFRNAAISRSFRGLQELKQNSVRTEKAEQIMHPRLLQMATSVVTKNESDSDSVKFSLWEEPYKQARKWKPCAAKHSLPDEVPEENNNGFILISANGGLNQQRVAVCNAVVVAALLNATLVLPRFLYSSVWKDTSQFGDIYQEDYFVNYMKSDVHIVKDLPPHLQSLDLEAIGSQITDMDISKEAAPSEFIKAVLPILQQNGVVHFLGFGNRLGFDSVPVHLQRLRCRCNFHALKFVPEIQRAGSLLVQRLRRAGAMRTEMDKQLFGSNMLDVPALLAGGEPSRYLALHMRFEEDMVAYSLCDFGGGDAEREELQAYRETHFPTLAMRLRNTSVSPEEQRSLGRCPLTPEEAGLVLTALGYDRGTFIYVAGSQIYGGAARLRPLTRLFPNLVTKEDVLSSAELAPFKNFSSRLAALDFIACASADVFAVTDSGSQLSSLVSGYRVYHGRGRAPTLHPNRKRYAQILGEEEGIGWGGFERRVRNMVEEYKRVSARPRGRSVYRQPRTPGCMCRAAGDGSVDF